From Geomonas agri, one genomic window encodes:
- a CDS encoding DEAD/DEAH box helicase gives MIDITAIPLLRHLFQMPAAGIYALADKVHLFNGFELCKRLPIRGLSWHKDGSVLEVELRDAEVSCRVTLSLVQGEFSSACDCGTWSPHGRCPHLVAALATLKKALAPASFPMLQLPNDYLQGIRATLSAAPVQPGPGDEGAPVTEGGYALVLDREQGALRMRLMLDQVPVALYDAALPASIREFLRLLHSSALRGRAVEEFLSRFRGRFPILYFAADGPQQLYFDPSLQRTVLLHLDLHQEEIAAQLSLEDGAPIEGENAFIHQGYYFDLRRGVIHKVDDTASALYASLAQRLAQVERVELNRSGQNAPEDAQTEQTGSQYDGVLRFPAASFNAVHFDLGGSEDEVARRVVFSRSGTPVTPLPLEPRYRLNILELAENSTLIAEGVAEVITFSLSPPAFRFFNAAGRAVFPQPLKAKKRVAAIIKACFSALGAGSLGERDRVVRQALEGAEFYKRGVRADARAVITEFCQLAQQPTTLLQLSEQGDWLAVSVAVERQGRLLELLAEYFTFDIFWQSEGVGRFAVDRKTLMRQLSELKSALAGEGFALALAGEDLQTASWTFTLDATRSSIDWFELRPEIRADGDLVDEAELLDALQGGGVFRRGESLFVLDPLTCSTLALFAPHAKREVVRVPRLQILDWITLRRNGVRVLLSPEDERIFESLTRFESIPRRSPPVELKATLRNYQLEGYNWLAFLYEHRFGACLADDMGLGKTIQAIALLAGLKEGGIESQLPPEVPHLVVVPPTLIFNWESELARFYPGLKVGVYRGQGRRADFSGVDLVLTSYGVIQRDIDILSEIPFHVIVFDEAQAVKNIHAETTGAVRKLKGRFKVTLTGTPVENHLGEYFSVMDLALPGLLGPYEQFRKQMGREGTEFLDTLIRRTHPFILRRSKDMIAAELPPKVEMDIYLEMSPRQKALYARTVTEVRETVARAYSSNSAGQARIIALTAILKLRQICLCSRLILPDAADRSPKVDFLVEQLHELFAEGHSVLVFSQFTSFLDIVQQGLSQRGIVSSRLDGTTPVSKRKELVQNFQNATEPGVFLLSLKAGGRGLNLTRASYVFHLDPWWNPAVESQASDRAHRIGQKRQVTITRLLMRHSIEEKMMELKKRKLKLYRALLEDSENEGAVAIGREDFEFLLGQG, from the coding sequence TTGATTGACATCACGGCCATACCCTTGCTGCGGCACCTGTTTCAGATGCCTGCGGCGGGCATTTACGCACTTGCGGACAAGGTGCACCTCTTTAACGGCTTCGAGCTGTGCAAGAGGTTGCCTATCCGCGGGCTGAGCTGGCACAAGGACGGTAGCGTCCTCGAGGTCGAGCTGCGCGATGCCGAGGTGTCTTGTCGGGTCACCCTTTCCCTGGTCCAGGGGGAATTCTCCAGCGCCTGCGATTGCGGCACTTGGAGCCCTCACGGCCGCTGCCCGCACTTGGTCGCCGCGCTGGCCACCCTTAAAAAGGCCCTGGCACCCGCGTCTTTTCCCATGCTGCAACTTCCCAATGACTACCTGCAGGGTATCAGGGCCACCTTGTCCGCCGCACCGGTACAACCCGGCCCCGGCGACGAGGGTGCGCCGGTAACCGAGGGCGGATACGCGCTGGTGCTGGACCGGGAGCAGGGGGCGTTGCGCATGCGCCTCATGTTGGACCAGGTTCCTGTTGCTCTTTATGATGCTGCGTTGCCCGCTTCGATCCGTGAGTTCCTGAGGCTGTTGCATTCCTCGGCGCTGCGCGGGCGTGCCGTTGAGGAGTTCCTGTCCCGTTTCCGCGGCAGGTTCCCCATTCTCTACTTCGCCGCGGACGGGCCCCAGCAACTTTACTTCGATCCCTCGCTGCAACGCACGGTTTTGCTACACCTCGACCTGCACCAGGAAGAGATTGCCGCCCAGCTCTCTCTCGAGGACGGCGCTCCCATCGAGGGAGAAAACGCTTTTATCCACCAGGGATACTATTTCGATCTCAGGCGCGGGGTGATCCACAAGGTAGACGATACCGCTTCCGCACTTTACGCGAGCCTTGCCCAACGGCTGGCCCAGGTGGAGCGGGTTGAGCTGAACCGATCCGGGCAAAACGCTCCGGAGGACGCCCAAACGGAGCAGACCGGGTCCCAGTACGACGGCGTGCTCCGCTTTCCCGCGGCGAGCTTCAACGCGGTCCATTTTGACCTCGGCGGCAGCGAGGATGAGGTGGCGCGCCGGGTGGTCTTTTCCCGATCCGGCACTCCGGTAACTCCTTTACCGCTCGAGCCGCGCTACAGGCTGAACATCCTCGAATTGGCGGAAAACTCCACCCTCATCGCGGAAGGTGTTGCCGAAGTGATCACCTTCTCCCTTTCTCCCCCGGCTTTCCGGTTTTTTAACGCCGCCGGGCGCGCCGTGTTCCCCCAGCCGCTCAAGGCAAAAAAACGCGTTGCCGCCATAATTAAGGCCTGTTTCTCCGCCTTGGGTGCCGGTAGTCTTGGCGAACGTGACCGGGTGGTGCGCCAGGCGCTGGAAGGGGCGGAGTTCTACAAGCGGGGCGTCCGGGCCGATGCCCGCGCCGTCATCACCGAGTTCTGCCAACTGGCGCAACAACCAACGACCCTGCTGCAGCTTTCCGAGCAGGGGGATTGGCTTGCTGTGTCCGTCGCGGTCGAGCGCCAGGGGCGGCTCCTCGAACTGCTGGCCGAGTATTTCACCTTTGATATTTTCTGGCAGTCGGAAGGGGTAGGGCGCTTCGCCGTGGACCGCAAGACGCTTATGCGCCAACTGTCCGAGCTTAAGAGTGCCCTGGCCGGCGAAGGCTTTGCGCTCGCGCTGGCCGGAGAGGACCTGCAGACCGCATCTTGGACCTTCACCCTGGATGCCACCCGTTCCAGCATCGACTGGTTCGAACTGCGCCCGGAGATCCGTGCCGACGGCGACCTGGTCGACGAGGCCGAACTGCTCGATGCGTTGCAGGGGGGGGGAGTCTTCCGCAGGGGGGAATCGCTGTTCGTGCTCGACCCGCTGACCTGCAGCACGCTGGCGCTGTTCGCGCCGCACGCCAAGCGCGAGGTGGTGCGGGTGCCGCGCCTGCAGATTCTGGACTGGATCACGCTGCGCAGAAACGGGGTTCGTGTGCTCCTTTCACCCGAGGACGAGCGCATCTTTGAGAGCTTGACCCGCTTCGAGAGCATACCCCGGCGCTCGCCCCCGGTCGAGCTCAAGGCTACCCTGCGTAACTACCAGCTCGAGGGGTACAACTGGCTCGCCTTCCTCTACGAGCACCGCTTCGGTGCCTGCCTCGCCGACGACATGGGCCTTGGCAAGACCATCCAGGCCATTGCGCTCCTGGCCGGGTTGAAAGAAGGCGGCATCGAGTCCCAACTCCCGCCCGAGGTGCCGCACTTGGTGGTGGTCCCGCCAACGCTGATCTTCAATTGGGAAAGCGAGCTGGCCCGCTTCTATCCTGGTCTCAAGGTGGGCGTCTATCGGGGACAGGGGCGCCGTGCCGACTTCTCTGGCGTTGACCTGGTCCTGACCAGCTATGGCGTCATCCAGCGCGACATCGACATCCTGAGCGAGATCCCGTTCCACGTCATCGTCTTCGACGAGGCGCAGGCCGTGAAAAACATCCACGCCGAGACCACCGGAGCGGTGCGCAAACTCAAGGGGAGGTTCAAGGTCACCCTGACCGGCACTCCTGTCGAAAATCACCTTGGCGAATACTTCTCCGTTATGGACCTGGCCCTCCCCGGCCTTCTTGGGCCTTACGAGCAGTTTCGCAAACAGATGGGGCGCGAGGGGACGGAGTTCCTGGATACACTGATCCGGCGCACCCATCCCTTCATTCTCAGGCGCTCCAAGGACATGATAGCCGCGGAACTTCCGCCTAAGGTGGAAATGGACATCTACCTGGAGATGAGCCCGCGACAGAAAGCTCTTTATGCCCGCACCGTGACGGAAGTTAGGGAGACGGTGGCTCGCGCTTACAGCTCCAACTCCGCTGGCCAGGCACGCATTATTGCCCTTACCGCCATACTGAAGCTGCGCCAGATATGTCTTTGCTCACGACTGATCCTCCCTGACGCGGCCGACCGTTCACCCAAGGTCGACTTCCTGGTCGAGCAGTTGCACGAGCTCTTTGCCGAAGGGCACAGTGTGCTCGTGTTCTCGCAGTTCACCTCCTTCTTGGATATCGTGCAGCAGGGGCTCAGCCAGCGCGGCATCGTGTCATCGCGGCTGGACGGCACCACCCCTGTCTCCAAGAGAAAGGAACTGGTGCAGAACTTCCAGAACGCGACCGAGCCCGGCGTCTTCCTGCTGAGCCTGAAAGCCGGGGGGAGGGGGCTCAACCTGACCCGCGCCTCTTACGTCTTCCACCTCGATCCGTGGTGGAACCCTGCGGTGGAGAGCCAGGCGTCTGACCGCGCCCACCGGATCGGGCAGAAACGGCAGGTGACCATCACGAGGCTGTTGATGCGGCACTCGATCGAGGAAAAGATGATGGAGCTGAAGAAGCGCAAGCTCAAGCTCTACCGCGCGCTCCTCGAGGACTCGGAAAACGAGGGGGCGGTGGCCATAGGCCGCGAGGATTTCGAGTTCTTGTTAGGGCAGGGGTGA
- a CDS encoding carbon-nitrogen hydrolase gives MNKLKVALVQQALKPGREEMVAATTAKIREAAAQGAQLVLLQELHTGSYFCQTEDTTCFDLAETIPGPSTDHFGALARELGVVIVTSLFERRAPGLYHNTAVVLEKDGSIAGKYRKMHIPDDPAFYEKFYFTPGDLGFEPIQTSVGKLGVLVCWDQWYPEAARLMALAGADLLIYPTAIGWDPRDEAAEQQRQLDAWATVQRAHAVANGIPVVSVNRVGFEADPSDAGAGIKFWGSSFAAGPQGEFLVRAGEEEELLVVDLDMRRSEDVRRIWPFLRDRRIDAYGDLVKRYRD, from the coding sequence ATGAACAAACTTAAAGTAGCTCTTGTGCAGCAGGCCCTGAAACCCGGGCGAGAAGAAATGGTGGCCGCCACCACGGCCAAGATCCGTGAAGCCGCCGCCCAGGGAGCGCAACTCGTCCTGCTCCAGGAACTGCACACCGGCAGCTACTTCTGCCAAACCGAGGACACCACCTGCTTCGACCTTGCCGAGACCATCCCCGGTCCCTCCACCGATCATTTCGGTGCGCTCGCCCGGGAACTCGGCGTAGTCATCGTGACTTCCCTTTTTGAGCGCCGCGCGCCGGGGCTGTACCACAACACCGCGGTGGTGCTGGAGAAGGATGGCTCGATCGCGGGCAAGTACCGCAAGATGCATATCCCGGACGACCCGGCCTTCTACGAAAAGTTCTACTTCACCCCGGGCGACCTCGGCTTTGAACCGATCCAGACCTCGGTCGGAAAGCTGGGCGTGCTGGTCTGCTGGGACCAGTGGTACCCAGAAGCGGCGCGCCTGATGGCGCTTGCCGGTGCCGATCTCCTTATCTACCCAACCGCCATCGGCTGGGACCCGCGCGACGAGGCTGCCGAACAGCAACGCCAGCTCGACGCCTGGGCCACCGTGCAGCGCGCCCATGCCGTTGCCAACGGCATTCCGGTCGTCAGCGTGAACCGGGTCGGTTTCGAAGCCGATCCGAGTGATGCCGGTGCCGGCATCAAGTTCTGGGGGTCCAGCTTTGCCGCCGGCCCGCAAGGCGAATTCCTGGTTCGCGCCGGTGAGGAAGAAGAACTGCTGGTGGTCGATCTCGATATGCGCCGCAGCGAAGACGTGCGCCGCATCTGGCCCTTCCTGCGCGACCGCCGCATCGACGCCTACGGCGATCTCGTCAAGCGCTACCGCGATTAG
- the nudC gene encoding NAD(+) diphosphatase yields the protein MAYPETVNLPFNGEIIRTRFTQLKPDAASSDGPGYWVLLQGDTLLLRDGDLHHGELPEPLADAGQALRFGEWDGAPARLYSLAKGDELPPGLQAVPWTELPDQLATLYGVARQILYWEKLSRHCSRCGSGDMARISPTWGKRCGGCGHEHYPHIHPCVIVLIRRGDEFLLARKPEWAAGRYSLVAGFVDFGESLEECVVREVFEETGLKVTDIRYVGSQNWPFPSQLMAGFVATYESGEIAVEADELEDAQWFTTERMPPALPPKRSIARYIIDNFALKNTLG from the coding sequence ATGGCATATCCCGAGACTGTCAACCTTCCATTCAACGGAGAGATCATCAGGACCAGGTTCACCCAGTTGAAACCGGATGCGGCCAGTAGCGATGGCCCCGGTTACTGGGTTTTGTTGCAGGGGGACACGCTCCTGCTGCGTGACGGCGACCTCCACCACGGCGAACTGCCGGAGCCGCTGGCCGATGCCGGGCAGGCGCTGCGTTTCGGCGAGTGGGACGGCGCGCCGGCGCGGCTGTATAGCCTTGCCAAGGGCGATGAGCTGCCGCCGGGACTGCAGGCCGTTCCCTGGACCGAGCTTCCGGACCAACTGGCCACCCTGTATGGCGTTGCCCGGCAGATCCTCTACTGGGAGAAGTTGAGCCGTCACTGCTCGCGTTGCGGCAGCGGCGACATGGCCCGCATCTCACCCACCTGGGGCAAGCGCTGCGGTGGTTGCGGCCACGAACACTACCCGCACATCCACCCCTGCGTCATCGTGCTGATCAGGCGGGGGGATGAATTCCTGCTGGCCCGTAAGCCGGAGTGGGCGGCCGGGCGTTACAGCCTGGTGGCCGGCTTCGTGGACTTCGGCGAATCGCTGGAGGAGTGCGTGGTGCGCGAAGTGTTCGAGGAGACCGGGCTGAAGGTTACCGATATCCGCTACGTAGGGAGCCAGAACTGGCCTTTCCCGAGCCAGCTCATGGCCGGCTTCGTGGCGACGTACGAGTCGGGCGAGATCGCGGTCGAGGCGGATGAACTCGAGGACGCCCAGTGGTTCACCACGGAGCGCATGCCGCCGGCGCTTCCGCCCAAGCGCAGCATCGCCCGCTATATCATTGACAACTTCGCCCTGAAAAATACGCTTGGGTGA
- a CDS encoding agmatine deiminase family protein — protein MTQTRRLPAEWELQDGVLMAWPHEKSDWLPYLDQVRPVFAAIVSAISQFEKVVVAADDPEQVREELKTAGADLEQVRVLPVETNDTWARDFGPITVLEDGAPRLLNFGFNGWGLKFPSDLDNRINKTLQAQGVWNAPLETVGLILEGGSIESDGNGTILTTEECLMNDNRNPHLTREELEEELHGLFGSDRFLWLSNGYLAGDDTDSHVDTLARICPDDTIAYVCCDDPEDEHYPALKAMEEEIFAFRTRSGRPYRAIPLPWPSAVYDEEGQRLPATYANFLVINGAVLVPTYQDKNDAAALVALGQAFPAYEIIGIDCLPLILQHGSLHCVTMQLPKGTLR, from the coding sequence GTGACTCAGACCAGAAGATTACCCGCGGAGTGGGAACTGCAGGACGGCGTGCTCATGGCATGGCCGCATGAAAAGAGCGACTGGCTCCCCTACCTGGACCAAGTCCGGCCCGTGTTCGCAGCCATCGTGAGCGCCATCAGCCAGTTTGAAAAAGTCGTTGTTGCCGCCGACGATCCCGAGCAAGTCCGCGAGGAGTTGAAAACAGCGGGGGCCGACCTGGAGCAGGTGCGCGTCCTCCCCGTAGAGACCAACGACACCTGGGCTCGCGATTTCGGCCCGATCACGGTGCTGGAGGACGGGGCCCCGCGGCTGCTGAACTTTGGCTTCAACGGCTGGGGGCTCAAGTTCCCGTCCGATCTGGATAACCGCATCAACAAGACGCTGCAGGCACAAGGCGTCTGGAACGCGCCCCTCGAGACTGTGGGCCTAATCCTCGAAGGCGGCAGCATCGAGAGCGACGGCAACGGCACCATCCTCACTACCGAGGAATGCCTCATGAACGACAACCGCAACCCGCACCTGACCCGCGAGGAACTGGAAGAGGAGTTACACGGTCTGTTCGGCAGCGACCGCTTCCTATGGCTGTCCAACGGCTACTTGGCTGGCGACGACACCGACTCCCACGTCGACACCCTGGCGCGCATCTGCCCGGACGACACCATCGCCTACGTGTGCTGCGACGATCCGGAGGACGAGCACTACCCGGCGCTCAAGGCGATGGAGGAGGAAATCTTTGCCTTCCGCACTCGCAGCGGCCGGCCGTACCGCGCCATCCCCCTCCCCTGGCCGAGCGCCGTGTACGACGAGGAAGGACAGAGGCTTCCCGCGACCTACGCCAACTTCCTGGTGATCAACGGGGCGGTGCTGGTGCCGACCTACCAGGACAAGAACGACGCCGCCGCGCTGGTCGCCCTTGGCCAGGCGTTTCCGGCCTACGAGATCATCGGCATCGACTGCCTCCCGCTCATCCTGCAGCACGGCTCGCTGCATTGCGTGACCATGCAGTTGCCCAAGGGGACGCTCAGGTAG